The sequence ATGCAGAATATTATTCCATTGTCGATGAGTTAAAAACAAAAAATTTGCCAGAAGATACAGTATTTGCAATAGCAAATGCACGCTGTGCGCTAATCCTATGTGAGAAATCTTTTGCTGGTGAGTATCCTAAAAATAATACTTTGTATATACAACTTAAAGAGGTTAATCTTTTTTATAATAATTATTTAGCCAGAAATAAAAATAGTCATGTTGAACAATTAGCTAGAGAATGTGATGTGCTAACGGAAATCAAATCACTCTATATAGCCGAATCGATAATACAGGAATTTAAAAAGTTAGAGTCAAGCAGTCAAATATAGAAGTAGCTAAATCTTACATTACTATAACTATTATATCTGCCAATACTCCAGCTTATACAAACAAAGAAGCATGATAATTTAGCCTAACAAAAAGCAGAAAGTACCTCATAGAAAAGATTATTCTAATTATTTAATAACTATTTTCTCCACAAATCATGATTTGCTGCTATTGTTGTAGTGATATCTTGCAAATTCGGAGTTTTATTATGAAATTGAAAATATTTTTTGTTACATTAATAGGCGTTTTACTTGTAAACCCGGTTTTAGCTGCCGAAAAAACGACGAAAAAAACCATGTCATCTCAACAAATTAAAATGAAGGATTGCAATATTCAAGCTAAGAAAAAATCATTAGAGGGTCATAAAAGAAAATCCTTTATGCAATCTTGTCTTAGCAGTAAACCGTCTAAAAAAAGTAACTCTCAAAATGAGAAAATGATCAAGTGTAATGCCGAAGCTGGAAAAATAAAATTTAAAGAAGGTGAACGGAAAATATTTATGAGCAAATGCCTACATGGTTAATTTAAATATACAAATAAGGCCATTTTCTTTTTATTAGCCTTATTTTTTATTTTAAGTAGAGTGTTTGATTTTTTAATTAAATAATTTAAATTGAAATCATACCACTATATATTTATAAAAAAAATAACATAGTCTATTATTTATAAAAAACTGACATCACTAACATATAAAAAATAATAATTAATATTTTAAAAAATTAACATTTCCAAATTCAATATAATTTAAAATAATAACCTTATTCGTTTTATCCATACTAATCTAAAATATAAGATAACAGTATCATTACATATCAAATAATTTTATATAATAATTTGCTTCATTTAACAGAATTTTTCTTATAAAGTAGCTATATTATATTTTCATCTTCATTTCATTTTTACCTATTCAGAATTATAGATGGTCTACAGCGGTAAAGTTGCTAACCTAAAGAGATAAATATAATGCATAATGAATGGCAAGAAGTTTTTGATTTTTGGTTTAAAGAATCTACCAATAAACAATGGTTCGAAAAAAAGCCACAATTTGACGCTATCATTCGGGATAGATTTAAACTCACTACTGAGAAAGCTAGCCGTGGTGAACTTGCACATTGGCGCTGTTCAATAAAGGGTAGATTAGCTGAAATTATCGTGCTTGATCAGTTTTCTCGTAATATTTGGCGTGATACAGTAAAAGCATTTTCACAAGACAATATGGCATTAATGTTAGCTCAAGAGGCAATTAAACAACCAGATTACAAGAACTTACCAACAACACAA is a genomic window of Arsenophonus apicola containing:
- a CDS encoding PsiF family protein, with the translated sequence MKLKIFFVTLIGVLLVNPVLAAEKTTKKTMSSQQIKMKDCNIQAKKKSLEGHKRKSFMQSCLSSKPSKKSNSQNEKMIKCNAEAGKIKFKEGERKIFMSKCLHG
- a CDS encoding DUF924 family protein, which encodes MHNEWQEVFDFWFKESTNKQWFEKKPQFDAIIRDRFKLTTEKASRGELAHWRCSIKGRLAEIIVLDQFSRNIWRDTVKAFSQDNMALMLAQEAIKQPDYKNLPTTQRKFILMPFMHSESPFIHQQAVPLFTALNDKITLEFEMRHKEIIDHFGRYPHRNKILNRISTPEEKLFLKKSGLSF